One Panicum virgatum strain AP13 chromosome 9K, P.virgatum_v5, whole genome shotgun sequence genomic region harbors:
- the LOC120652006 gene encoding uncharacterized protein LOC120652006, whose amino-acid sequence MWGFASNAWTSGLGKRSPPNCASPTAACSDDEASSCTSREEGLECPICWESFNIVENVPYVLWCGHSMCKNCILGLQWAVIKVPTVPIQLPFFICCPWCNLLSLRIFYKGNLIFPRKNYFLLWMVEGMNGERARSRSVIHSEQHTPWLPSSSRANGNAGCANPIRRPLPPQADRSSANHANHGIPLLNSERVQASLRKSLSFLVHLTAKFPLVFIFLLIVLYAIPASAVVLLLYILITVLFALPSFLILYFAYPSLDWLVREIFA is encoded by the coding sequence ATGTGGGGTTTTGCATCAAATGCTTGGACATCTGGGCTGGGAAAGAGGAGTCCTCCAAATTGCGCCTCTCCCACTGCTGCTTGTTCTGATGACGAGGCATCCTCATGCACAAGCAGGGAAGAAGGCCTGGAATGCCCAATATGTTGGGAATCTTTCAACATAGTGGAGAATGTGCCTTATGTGCTATGGTGCGGTCACAGCATGTGCAAGAACTGCATCCTAGGCCTTCAATGGGCTGTCATCAAAGTTCCAACGGTGCCAATCCAGCTTCCATTCTTCATCTGTTGTCCCTGGTGCAACCTCCTGTCACTCCGTATATTTTACAAAGGGAACCTCATATTCCCACGCAAGAATTACTTCCTCCTTTGGATGGTTGAGGGGATGAATGGTGAGCGTGCGCGATCACGCTCTGTTATTCATAGTGAGCAACATACTCCATGGCTCCCAAGCAGCAGCAGAGCAAATGGAAATGCAGGTTGTGCAAACCCCATTCGACGGCCCCTCCCGCCACAGGCTGACAGATCCAGTGCAAATCATGCCAACCATGGAATCCCTCTCCTGAATTCTGAGAGGGTGCAAGCTTCGCTGCGCAAGTCCCTGTCATTCCTGGTTCACCTGACTGCCAAGTTTCCACTggtgttcatcttcctcctcataGTTCTGTATGCGATCCCAGCCAGCGCAGTGGTCTTGTTATTGTACATCCTTATCACTGTATTGTTTGCACTTCCCTCGTTCTTGATACTGTATTTTGCCTATCCAAGCCTAGACTGGCTTGTTAGAGAAATATTTGCTTGA
- the LOC120652007 gene encoding EID1-like F-box protein 1 — MELVVKRHRCTHSANCVCLKGHISDDAMYLVFKHMNWNPKMIAIFSGVCKWFDEFAKRVLWKEFCQARAPKMMTDLHSDGSHIVDGNWKALGKLLIYCSGCPREDLFSNIHVPIPGHFVYRTRFSRTLGKSLLPPQCRSDVLYVSESCEHLDQGEEGDLGLVRGIFKSFAGSNMKKMLIEREATFHPNEVCIYCKTKLWHLMQPNMIPSSASTRLDADDDSVEYYVCLNGHIIGSCTLMPFSDSEDTKEE; from the coding sequence ATGGAGTTGGTGGTTAAGCGGCACCGCTGTACACACTCCGCGAACTGTGTTTGCCTCAAGGGCCACATCAGTGATGATGCAATGTATCTCGTGTTTAAACACATGAATTGGAACCCAAAGATGATTGCTATCTTCTCCGGCGTATGTAAATGGTTTGATGAATTCGCCAAGAGGGTGCTCTGGAAGGAATTCTGCCAAGCCAGGGCACCAAAGATGATGACTGATTTGCACTCTGATGGAAGCCATATTGTTGATGGCAACTGGAAAGCCCTAGGGAAGCTTCTTATCTACTGCTCAGGGTGCCCTAGGGAAGACCTGTTTAGTAACATCCATGTCCCAATCCCAGGGCACTTTGTCTACAGGACCCGTTTTTCTAGGACGTTGGGGAAGAGCTTATTGCCACCACAGTGCAGGTCAGATGTGTTGTATGTCTCGGAGTCTTGTGAACATCTTGACCAGGGTGAGGAAGGTGACTTGGGCCTCGTCCGGGGTATCTTCAAGTCATTTGCTGGGTCGAATATGAAGAAAATGTTGATTGAGAGGGAGGCAACGTTCCATCCAAATGAGGTGTGTATTTATTGTAAAACAAAGCTATGGCACTTGATGCAACCAAATATGATACCGAGCAGTGCCTCCACGAGGTTGGACGCGGATGATGATTCTGTTGAGTATTATGTATGCCTTAATGGACACATCATTGGTTCATGCACTCTGATGCCCTTCTCAGATTCTGAGGATACAAAGGAAGAGTGA